The following is a genomic window from uncultured Draconibacterium sp..
AATATTCCTTCGGAAAAAAATACGGTTCAACCTAACGTAATTCGAAATCAGCCAAAAATCATTCTTTACCAGGGCGCTGTAAACATTGGACGCGGGCTTGAGCAAGCTATTAAAGCCATGCATTTTATTGAAGGCGCACAGCTTGTAATTGCCGGCGATGGCGATATAAAAAGGCAACTGCAAGAATTGGTGCGCACTGAAAAACTGCAAGAAAAAGTACGTTTTTCCGGCCAGCTCTCCATTGAACAACTGGCAAAGCTAACACCCACAGCCGATCTGGGATTATCGATTGAAGAAGACCTGGGACTAAATTACCGTTTTGCCCTACCCAATAAATTGTTTGATTACATCCGGGCCGGAGTTCCGGTGCTGATAAGCGGCCTGCCAGAAATGAAAGCAATTGTTGAAAAATACAATATTGGATCCATCTGCAATTCGCACGAACCAAAAGATCTGGCAAATTCGATTAATAAAGCCTTGAATAATTCGATTAAACGAAAAACCTGGAAAACCAACCTTATTCAGGCATCAAAAGAACTTACATGGGAAAATGAGGAGAAAGTTTTGAAAGGTATTTTTTCTGAATTTCTATGAGTTTAACATGAATATTTCCTGACAAGTTTATGCTGGTTTCCTCTAGCGTCATGCTGAACTCATTTCGGCATCTCTGCTTAAGAATCATCCTCTCGAAAGCCCCTGAAACAAGTTCAGGGTGACGTTTTATACTCAGGGAAACTGAGAGACAGATTACACATTTTTCTCCAGTAGATTTTCAAACTCTAATTCAACGGTATTTTTTGCCGAATCCTGCAACTTCCCATTGATACAAACCAGTGTTCGCGCATGCTTTTTGGCTATTGCAGCATAATCGTGCGTAGCCATTAAAATGGTTTTCCCTTCGTTGTTTAACTGGATAAACAAGTCCAGAATATCCTCTGAAGTTTCGGGGTCGAGGTTCCCGGTGGGCTCGTCGGCCAAAATAATATCGGCATAATTTAAAATAGCACGCGCAATAACCACACGTTGCTGCTCGCCACCACTTAAGTGATGCGGCATTTTTTCCTTTTTATGCAACATTCCAACACGCTCAAGTACTTCATCAACACGATTTTCAATTTCCAGCTTGTTTTTCCATCCGGTAGCTTTTAACACAAAAGCCAGATTTGCATACACATTCCGGTCGGTCAGCAAACGGAAATCCTGAAAAACAACACCCAGCCGTCTTCTCAATTGTGGAATATTCCGTTTTTTCAGTCCTACCAAATCAAAATCCAATACACTCCCCGAGCCAAATTCCAGAGGTAATTCGGCGTTCAGTGTTTTTATCAGACTGGTTTTCCCAGTTCCCACTTTTCCAACCACATAAATAAACTCACCTTCCTTTACCTCAACATCAACGCCCGAAAGCACCAGATTATCGTACTGGTAAATGCTGGCATCCAGCAACTTTATGACTGTTTTTTTGTCCATAAAAAATGTGTTGCAACTAAAATAGTTCGAAATTTCTTACCCACAGATATAATAAAGGAAAGAAATAAACAGTTTTTTGTTAAGAATTACAAGTATTAACGACAGTTTAGCATACAGGGAATAACTATTTTAGTTGGTCAATTGTAAAAACGAAGCCAACTAATGGTTTTGAACAATTAATTCATTTAAAACAAAGCGAATAAAGCATGAGAACAATACAAATTTTGTTATCTCTTTTTATCATTATTGGTTCTTTTCAGCAAGTCAGGGCGCAGGAAACGGCTTATTTCGATGATGTGAGAAAGGATATCGACATCGCAAAAGAACTCTACAACAAAGGAAAATACATTTCAACCTACCGGCAATTCGAGAAAATCCAGAAACGGGTTGAGCCCAAATCTGAATTATATTCTGAAGCCGAATATTTCAAAGCAGTTTCGGCACTTCATTCCGGTTACCGCTCGGGCGACAAACTGATCCGCACTTTTGTTGAAACTTATCCTGATAGTCCGTATATGAACAGCGCGCAATTTAACCTGGGTAAGAACCAGTTTGAAAAAAGGCAATATACGCTGGCAATTCGCACTTTTGCCAAAGTAGATCGCAGCGACCTGTCGGAAAACGAACGCATTGAATTGCAATACCAAAACGGGTTTGCGAACCTCGAGCTAGGAAATACTGACGTTGCCTATCGCGAGTTTATGGCTATCCGAAACACCAACAATTTATACAGCAAACCAGCCACCTACTATTGTGCGCACATTTTGTACTTAAGAGAGGATTATGATGCTGCGATTGAAGCTTTTAGGGCGTTAAACAACGACCCGACTTATTCGCCGGTAATTCCGCTGTATGTAAGCCATATTTACTACAAACAAAAGAAATACAGCGAGGTAGTAAACTACACCACTTCGATTATCGACGACGTACAAAAAGAGCATCAACCCGAACTGGCGAAAATTGTTGGCGATTCGTATTTTCATTTGGGGCAGTATGAAAATGCCATTCCATACCTCGAAAGATATTTTAAAACATCGGGAACAAAAACACGGGAAGAAAATTACATCCTTGGATTTTGTTACTACCACACCAATAAATTTGCCGAGGCAGCCAAATTGCTTCAAAAAGCGGCTACCGGTGAAGACGAAATGACACAAAATGCTTACTACCATTTAGCCGATTGTTTTATCAAACTCGATGAAAAGGAAAAGGCAAAAACAGCCTACAATGCAGCATCCGAATTCAACTTCAACCCGGATATTAAAGAAGATGCGCTTTTCAGTTATGCCAAATTAACCTACGAACTGTCGTACTCACCATTCAACGAAACCATAAAAGCTTTCGACCGCTATATTGCAGAATATCCCAACTCCCCAAAAAACGCCGAAGCCTACAAAATTCTGGGCGAAGTGTACATGGTAACCAAAAACTATAAAGATGCTATTGAGTCGATTGAGAAAATACAAAACAAAACACCTGACATTTTAAAAGCTTATCAGCGTGTAACATTTTATCGCGGGTTGGAGTTGTTCAATAACCTGATGTACAACGAGGCAATCGAAAATTTCGATCTATCGCTGACCAATGGAAACTACAGCAAAGAAATAAAAGCACAAGCACTTTACTGGAAATCGGAAGCCCTGTACCGTGTGGGAGATTACGACAATTCAATCGCATCGTACAACCAGTTCGCACAAAGCTCGTCATCAGCAAACGATGCTGAAGCATTAAGTGCCGACTACAACATGGGATATGCTTATCTGAAAAATGATAACAAAGAAGCAGCACAACAACATTTCCGCAAATATGTGGAGAAAATGCAGGGCAAACGAACACCTAAAATTGCCGACGCCTACAACCGTATTGGCGATTATTATTTTCTGAATACAAACTATGCGCAGGCCATAGATAATTACGAACATGCCTACAACATAAAAATGCTGGAAGCCGATTATGCACTATTACAAATTGCGTTTTGTCAAGGGCTTCAGCGTAAACAACAAGACAAAATCAACAACCTGAACCTGTTGTTACGCGAGTTTCCCGAGTCGGATTACTACGATGACGCTTTGTACGAGCTGGGACGCGCGAACGAACGACTAGGCAAGAATTTCGAAGCCGTTCGCCAATATCAGGAGATTGTTAAAAATCATCCTAACAGCAATTACTACCGAAATGCACTATTGCAACTCGGATTGATAAATTACAACAATGGCGACTTTAACAAAGCCCTCAGTCAATACAAAGAAGTAGCCGAAAACTACAAAGGTACCCCCGAGGCTAATTCGGCTTTACAAGGTATAAAAAACTGTTACGTAGAACTAAACAATGTGGATGCATATTTCGCTTACGTAAAACGTTTGGGTGGCGACGTTAGCGTTAGTGCATCGGAACAGGATCAATTAACCTATTCGGCTGCAGAACGTGTTTATATGGCAGGAAATAATGATGCCGATGTTCAGCTGCAACAGTACCTAAATCAATATCCAAACGGAGCTTACTCAACCAATGCACATTTCTATCTGGCAGAATTAGAATACAAAGAAGGCAACTACGCGGAAGCTAATTCGCACTACTCGTTTGTAGCCAACCAACCCGATAATATTTTTACAGAACAAGCGCTTGCACGTGCGTCGGAGCTTACCTACAACGCCGGCGATTACGACACTGCACTAAATCTGTTTAATCGTTTAGAAGAAAAATCAACCGGAAAATGGAATTCGCTTCGTGCAAACACCGGCCAAATGCGTTGTCAGCTTGTCAAGCAAAATTATAAGGCAGTGATTGTATCTGCCGAAAAAGTAAACAAATCGGATGTAGCCAACGAAGCACTGAAAAAGGAGACCGATTATGCCATTGGGAAATCGAATTACGAATTGGGTAATTTAAGTTCGGCAATAAGTCCGTTACGCGATGTGGCAAAAGATACCAAACTGGAACAAGGAGCTGAAGCGAAATACCTCTTAGCTGAAATTTATTACCGTGACAATAACAAGGCAAAAGCCGAAAAGGAAATCGTTGATTTTATAGACAAAGGAACTCCGTATACCTACTGGCTGGGAAAAGCCTTTTTATTGCTGGCCAACATTTACGAAGATAGCGGCGACCAGTTTCAGGCAAAACATACCTTAAAAAGCCTTGCTGAAAACTACAACAACGACAACGATGGAATAAAAACAGAAGCGCAGCAACGCCTTAATGTTATTCTGGAAAAAGAAGCGCAACAGCAGCAAAACGCGGTAGACAGCTCGTTCCAAATGGAAATTAAACAAAACTAAAATTGCACAACATGTCTAAAACAACACGATATATTTTCACACTACTATTTATTGGGACCGCCATTTTTGCACAGGCGCAACAAGATACTACACTTACGAAAGAAGTTGAGGTTACCAAAGCTTACAAACCAACAATCTCGGATGCCAACAAACTAAACAGCATGCCGACAATTGAGGAAACGGAACACCAAAAACCAACGTTTAACTACAGCATTAACAGTAAGCCTGTTTTTAGCACATTTTCGGTGAATCCATTAAAAGCTGCCATTTTTAAAACATCAAAAAAAGAAGACAATGGTTACGGGTTGGTACGCGCTGGTTTGGGAACAACTTTCCGCCCTTACGGAGAGGTATTCTTTAACAACCAAAATTCAAAAAACTCGATGTTTGGCATTCACGCTATGCACCTTTCTTCTTTTGACGATATAAAGCTGGAAGGGGGCAATAAAGTGGATGCGCCATTTATGAAAAACGAAGTCGACCTTTTTGTAAAATATCAATTTCAGGACAATGTGCTTTCGGTGAATCTGGACTTTAAACACGATGCATTTAACTACTATGGCTATCCTGTAACTCGTATTCCTGATCCTTTGCTCGAAAACGGTCAAACCATTAATTATTTCGATACCAAACAGTCGTTTGCAAAAGGCGGTATCAATATCGGGCTTACAAATCCAACAGCCGAATACGATGATGCAACAATAGGATTTGATTTTACTTACCATTATTTTGGTACAAAAACCGACCAGCGCGAGCATTATGCCAATTTTATAGTGGACGTACAACAACCAATGATTACCGGTGTTGGACTACTCGAAGCAGGCATTTTATATACACGGGCCAGCGACATTTACCTTCAGGCTGATTCTACCTCGGGAAACCGCTCGCAAATAATTATACACGCAAAACCCGCGTGGTTTATCGGCAACGAAACAGCTAATATTAAACTCGGAGTAAACACCTGGTTTATTATGGTTTCAGACAAAGATACCGAAGCTGAAATTTCACCAAACATCCGCGCCAATTGGGTACCGGTTCCGGAATTGATTAATCTTTACGCCGGAATTGATGGTGATTACATTAACAATCACTATTCAAAAATTGCTTACGATAATCCTTTTGTCGATCCCGAACATGATGTAACGAATTCGTTCCAAAAGTTTCGTTTTTATGGTGGATTCGATGGCAAACTTTCACAAAAAACCAACTTTAAAATTTCGGCAGAATATGCCATTATCGACAATCAACCATTCTATTACCTTAGCGAAGCATTATATATTGATCCTGACTACAATCCTGCGCCATCAATTGTGGACAATACGTTTAAAGTTCTATACGATAATATCGACCGCTTAAAACTGAATGCAGAAGTATTTCATGCCTCGTCAGACAAAGTTGACTTAACGGCATCAGTAAATTATTACAACTACAAACTCGATGAGCAGGAAGAAGCCTGGAACCTGCCAAAATGGGATGCCAATTTTAATATTGGATACAAAGTAAACGAACAACTTAGTTTATCGGCCGATATCTTTTTAATGGGCGAAAGAAAAGCTTTGATAATTGAATATCCCGGAGACCCAAGACAGGATATTTCTCTTGCTCCAATTTACAAGTCAAACAATCTCGACACTGCTTTCGACCTCAATGTAAAAGGTAACTACCAAATCACCAGTCAATTTTCAGTATTTGCACAGTTCAACAACTTTGGTTTTCAAAAATATCAACGCTGGTTCGGATACCCCGTGCAAAGCTTTAATATGCTGGCCGGAATTAGCTATTCGTTCTAAGCGTAACGAACGAACAACTCAATTTGATAAAAGGGAGGCATTTGCGTCCCTTTTTTAGCATCCACGAATTGCATAGATTTCAAGAAAATGTTATTTCTACTTTAGATTATCCTTACTACACTAAAACTTGCGAAATTTGTAAAATTAGTAGACTCAGATTTTCAATTGGCTAAACTCTCATTCTGAGGTTAATATCTTGTTAAAAAATAAGGTCTTTTAACGCATTAAAAACAACAGTTTTCTGCCTATTTTTTATATATTTGTCACGTGATTATCAGATCATTTTTAGAACAAGATAAGAACTTGAAAATCAACTAGTTTTCTTCGAGAAGTTTTAAAGAATTTTTTGCGAGGGAAACTATTTTATTTT
Proteins encoded in this region:
- a CDS encoding glycosyltransferase, coding for MKPRKQIIVSVTNDLVTDNRVHKVCTSLEEMGFGVLLVGRKLKNSQPINRSYPTHRMHLCFRKGAFFYAEYNLRLFLLLLFRKPDVLLANDLDVLTANYLASKIKQIPVVYDSHEYFTEVPELIDRPRVKRIWEWMEKKMVPNLQHCYTVCDSIAAVYNEKYSVPFHVVRNIPSEKNTVQPNVIRNQPKIILYQGAVNIGRGLEQAIKAMHFIEGAQLVIAGDGDIKRQLQELVRTEKLQEKVRFSGQLSIEQLAKLTPTADLGLSIEEDLGLNYRFALPNKLFDYIRAGVPVLISGLPEMKAIVEKYNIGSICNSHEPKDLANSINKALNNSIKRKTWKTNLIQASKELTWENEEKVLKGIFSEFL
- a CDS encoding ATP-binding cassette domain-containing protein codes for the protein MDKKTVIKLLDASIYQYDNLVLSGVDVEVKEGEFIYVVGKVGTGKTSLIKTLNAELPLEFGSGSVLDFDLVGLKKRNIPQLRRRLGVVFQDFRLLTDRNVYANLAFVLKATGWKNKLEIENRVDEVLERVGMLHKKEKMPHHLSGGEQQRVVIARAILNYADIILADEPTGNLDPETSEDILDLFIQLNNEGKTILMATHDYAAIAKKHARTLVCINGKLQDSAKNTVELEFENLLEKNV
- a CDS encoding tetratricopeptide repeat protein, encoding MRTIQILLSLFIIIGSFQQVRAQETAYFDDVRKDIDIAKELYNKGKYISTYRQFEKIQKRVEPKSELYSEAEYFKAVSALHSGYRSGDKLIRTFVETYPDSPYMNSAQFNLGKNQFEKRQYTLAIRTFAKVDRSDLSENERIELQYQNGFANLELGNTDVAYREFMAIRNTNNLYSKPATYYCAHILYLREDYDAAIEAFRALNNDPTYSPVIPLYVSHIYYKQKKYSEVVNYTTSIIDDVQKEHQPELAKIVGDSYFHLGQYENAIPYLERYFKTSGTKTREENYILGFCYYHTNKFAEAAKLLQKAATGEDEMTQNAYYHLADCFIKLDEKEKAKTAYNAASEFNFNPDIKEDALFSYAKLTYELSYSPFNETIKAFDRYIAEYPNSPKNAEAYKILGEVYMVTKNYKDAIESIEKIQNKTPDILKAYQRVTFYRGLELFNNLMYNEAIENFDLSLTNGNYSKEIKAQALYWKSEALYRVGDYDNSIASYNQFAQSSSSANDAEALSADYNMGYAYLKNDNKEAAQQHFRKYVEKMQGKRTPKIADAYNRIGDYYFLNTNYAQAIDNYEHAYNIKMLEADYALLQIAFCQGLQRKQQDKINNLNLLLREFPESDYYDDALYELGRANERLGKNFEAVRQYQEIVKNHPNSNYYRNALLQLGLINYNNGDFNKALSQYKEVAENYKGTPEANSALQGIKNCYVELNNVDAYFAYVKRLGGDVSVSASEQDQLTYSAAERVYMAGNNDADVQLQQYLNQYPNGAYSTNAHFYLAELEYKEGNYAEANSHYSFVANQPDNIFTEQALARASELTYNAGDYDTALNLFNRLEEKSTGKWNSLRANTGQMRCQLVKQNYKAVIVSAEKVNKSDVANEALKKETDYAIGKSNYELGNLSSAISPLRDVAKDTKLEQGAEAKYLLAEIYYRDNNKAKAEKEIVDFIDKGTPYTYWLGKAFLLLANIYEDSGDQFQAKHTLKSLAENYNNDNDGIKTEAQQRLNVILEKEAQQQQNAVDSSFQMEIKQN